Below is a genomic region from Brassica oleracea var. oleracea cultivar TO1000 chromosome C9, BOL, whole genome shotgun sequence.
TTGGACATGTGGGTTGGGACCGGATTTTTTTGGTTTTAAAATTTCCGAACTTCGATTTTTAAAACTTTTATTTGTATTGGGTTTGATTAATAATATTTTGGGTAAAATTTATATTTTGCTTACAGATTTATTGTGGTTTCAAACTCATGTTGGAATAAAATAATTTCAAATATTTAAAAATTATATTAAAATAAATCTGAAATTGAGTATTTTTGTTGGTTATCTGAATTTAAAATTCATTTGAATATTAATTCTGATTTTTGGATTTACTTTTCTTCGGTGTTTTTTTTTTTTTTGGATTTTCAAGTATCAATCGGGTTTGTATTGGTTTTCTATAAAAATACCCTTTTTACAATATTCGTTCAGATACATTAAAATCATATTCGTTTGCATGTCACAGCAACATGTAGTTAAAATGTTATTTGTTTTGTTGTCGCATGGGATTGCAACCTATGAGTTGTGAACAAAATATTTTAATTTTTAGTCACTAAATTTTCAACAATAGGACCTGCGTCTAGTCACACGATATCAAAAACGAATAATAATATGCAATTTGTGACCTATAATTTAATCATGCAATAAGTTTTACAAAAGAAAGACGTGCAACAAACTACAAACTGCGACATGCAACTGGTCCTAGGTCGGAGTCGCAAATCGCTGCCACTTGTAAACGAATAAGGCCTAACAAGTCGAATTGGTTATTGTTTCTGATTGAATACAATACAATATTCGTTCAGAAATTTCAAGTCCTATAAGTATAGGCCTATTGGACTTTTAGAGCCTGTCGGACGGTTTGAGTCTTGAGTACTTATTCTTGTGGCCGAACACGCTTCTTATTGTTCTTGGTATATAAATAACGGAGCTTTGAGAGAATAACAGAAAAAAGAAATCCTAGATCGGAGAGCTGCGAAGCCTGGGGATCGCTCGTTCTTCTTCTCTGATCTTCGAATTCTTTTTACCAACACTTGATTGGGTTTATATAAGCCCTAACACACTGCGATCCTCTCGTAACCAATCTTTCCATCTGAGTCCGGTCTGTGATCGTGCGAGAGAGGATGTCACGGTGTTACCCGTTCCCTCCACCTGGCTTTGTAGTTCTGGATGAGTCTCTGATCGAACCGATCGAAAAGGTTTGTTGAGCAATTAGAAAAGTCCATGCCTTTTTTATGTTCTGAGTTAACAAGCTTGCTTCTTTACCCCGAAATACTTGTGTCGGCTTTACAAAAAAAAAAAAAAAAGAATGAAAAATTGATTAATTGGACTCTTTGAATCGGTTCGTGTAAGGTAACAATCCAAAGTACTAGAATTTTGTAACAAAACCAGTAGGATTCTAGTCCATAGAAACCAATGTAGAGGTCTTTCTATTTGTGGCATTAGAGTATTTTATTGCCCCAGCGACTATGCATTGTTTGTGTTTATTTCTCTGCTTATTTACCCCTTGGAATGGTTTTGGAGTTTTATTGGTTATGGACACTAACTGTTGTTGTTCCATTGGTTTGAGAATCCAGGGGACAAAGGAGGAAGTTAAGAGAGAAAAGAAAGATAGAAAACACAACAAGGATAAAAAGAGGGAGGAGAGGGATAACGACGCTGGCCGAAGCAGAGAGCACCGTCATCATAAGAGACAGCGCAAAGATGAAAGCGCCAATGCTTGTAAGAAGGTTGAGTCCCTGGAGAAGAGCTGCCTTACGATAGAACTTGACCATCAAGCGTCTTCTCAGACTTCTTGTGATAGCACTCTTCGTAGCAACGAGAACGAGGGACCAAATCATGTTAAGAGTCAGCCCCTCAACAGTACGCATAACGACTCTGGTGAGTTTGTTTGTTTACTTGTTGCTGGGTCTGTTTTGCTTCACGTGCTTGCTGCCACGATGATGACACTCTTTCTTCGAATTGTTGCTATGGGTTTTGAAGAAACTAGCACACGGGTCTTCTTGTTACCTGGCAAAGAGCAGAAATATCCTGAGGTGATGATGACCAACAAGGGTCAAAAACAGTGTTCGGCCTCTAGTCATCAAGAAAGTATTGGACCTTCAAAGCTCTGCAGCAAATGCCCTCCTTCTACGGTCATGCGATTCTTGAAACTCATCGAGAACTGGGCTCCTGAGACCAAGCTCGCAGACTCTGAGGATCAAGAATGGTGGTTGTTGATGAAAGTTGGCGCCAAAAGACGTCATCAAGTTAGCGTTCAGAGAAGCAGCAAGGGAAGTAGTTCGATGGTGTGGCCAACTGCTCAGTTTCTTCCAGAAGCCGAACTACACGCATTGCCATTCACTGTACCCTTTTGACTTCCTCAAAGCTTTGGTTCAGAGAGTTAGTTGTTGACATGACAAACAGATTGTTTCCCTATGTATTTTAGATTAGTATTTTGAACTCGGAAGTATATGTGTGATTTTTTGTAGATACACAGTAGATATATATATAGTAAGTAATATCAAAGTTGATTTTGCATCTCAGAGATTTGAGTTTCCACAGTTTTATTTTGGTATAAACTCTACACTATTCAGTGATCTTTCTATGGTCGCTGTTTTATTTTCTTCTTTAACTTATGGTTTTGTTGGTTTTACCAAAAAATATAGATTATTCTAACTAGTCAACCATCTAGAGAACCAAATCGGTGATGGTGAAACAACATCAACCATAGCGGACGAAAAACTTCGAACATCTCGTATAAGTTTGTCTACCACTATATTATCTGCTTTTTGAATTGCGTTGGATTACATCGTTGTAAATCTTCTAAGTGGATAGAAAAAGCCAGTCATTTTGTGGCCGCTGCGAACGCCATCTCTAAGATCAGTAGAATCTTCGTACATTTCATTATCCAAATCAATAATTCACATTTAGTATTTAAAGGCGATAAACTTCGGCGGATTTCACTTAAGTCTCTGGTACTGTAGAACCGACCTTATCCTGTAAAAATATCATGTTGCTTTTAACCTCCACCCACCTACATAACATCATCATTTCACATCATCTATCTATTGCAACGATTGAAGAATCACACTCTTTCTTGAAATTTCCAATTTTTTAGTCTAGAAAATTTTAAATTTGGTTCTATAAGTATAATTGTCCGTTGTAATATAACCCGATTTTACTGTATATCTAACTATTTTACTGTAATATAACCTGATTGTAATAAAATACTTTACTGTATATCTAACTATTTTACTGTAATATACCTGCTCTAACAATTTTTTAGTCCAGAAAATATTTTACTGTAATATAACCCGATTGTAATAAAATCGGATTATATCATAATATTGTAAAATGAATGATAAAATATTTAGAAAAAATAAATTATCATTTTCCAAAGAAACAAATTAACAGAAAGCTGAAAGGATATATATATATATATATATTTGGCGATGAGAGAAAAAACGGTTATTGGCGATTTACGAGCGATCAAAAAACGGTTGCAGATTTGGTGGTTTCTCACCACGATCTTCGTGGATGATGAGTTTGATTTTGATGGTAATGTGGGAGTTGATCCTGTCCTTTCGGCCACGTTCCCCTGTTTCTCCATATCGGTTGGAGTCCGATGTGATGGTTTAACCTCTACGCAAACAAGATACTATAAAAGGAGTTTACAAACAAGAGTTTGGATATGCTTCCTTATATCTTTCATTGCAAAAATCTTGTTATTCCCCCTCAGATGTTACGATACTCTAAACAAAATGACAGACAATATTAGGCGTGCTATGCAAGATATTGATCTTGGTAGTGAAGTGGCGCCATTTGTTCTTCCTCATGCGGTGGTTCAACAAGCAGCGGAAGAAAACCGTTTCATTCTTGTGGGACGCCCTACCATGCCGAGACGTCAAAACATTCGTGCCATCATCGCAGCAATGCCAAGAAGTTGGGGACTAGAAGGACTTGTTCGTGGGCGAACAATGGAGGGAAGACGTTTCCAATTTGTATTCCCATCAGAGGAAGCAATGGAGACAGTTATCAGACGCGGACCTTGGGCCTATGCTGACAGAATGATCACTCTTCAGCAGTGGTCTCCCCTGATGGATATGAATCTCTTGAACAAGATCCCTTTCTGGATTCAAGTCAGGGGCATACCCTTCCAATTTATGAACCGTGAAGTCATCATTCACATTGCAAGGGCTCTTGGTGAATACATCCAAATTGACTATAATGAAGAAGTGGGGGGAAGAATGGAGTTTGTGCGCATCCGGTTGAACTGGAACATCAACAGCCCTCTGCACTTTCAGCGTATCTTCCAATTCACACCTGGAGTCAACACCTTACTCAAACTACACTACGAAAGACTTCGTGGTTTCTGTGAGACATGTGGTATGATGACTCACGACTCTGGCCGGTGCTTGATCCAAAACGGAGGCCCAGAAGAGGATCCTGATGAAGATAATGATGATGACAACAATCAAGGACAAGATGATCAACCCCACCATGATATGGGAATTTACATTGAGGAGATCAATGATGAAGGTGCAAACATGGGCGCTCGGGATGACATTCCGGAAGAGCCAGTGATGCAGGAAGCAGAGATGCCTGAACAGCAAGTAGAAGAAACGGTTGAGAAGGAAGATGACTTCTGGTCTGGTGAATCTATGGGTACTATGTATTCTGGTGATTTGAACATGGAAGAGATGTATGCAAGCAAACCATTTGTTCCAAGGCATGATGTTAGTCAAGTTCTCAAAAGCAAAATCTGGATGAGTGAAACTACAGACAACAAAATGAAGTTTTCTGAAGAGACAAGAGAGGAACAGAGCAGTCAAGATGGCGACAAGAGAAAGAAGAAGATTGTATCAGAGGAGATGAAAGGGGCTGGAACGAGTGAAGGTCCATCCAACATGTGGAGAGGCGCAGTGGGCCCGGAACCACCACTGCCTCCATGAGAGTAGCCGCTTGGAACTGTCGAGGGATAGGTAAAGACTCGACGGTTCGACGCCTGAAAGAGATACACCACAAGTATCTCTTGGACATCATCTGCCTGTCAGAAACAAAGCAACAAGACAACTACATCAGAGACTTAAGCTGCGATCTCGAATTCCCTAACTATGTATTTGTTCCTCCTATAGGCTTAAGTGGTGGTCTAACCATCTTTTGGAAGCAAGAAGTAGATGTAACCGTGTTGTATCAGTC
It encodes:
- the LOC106315741 gene encoding uncharacterized protein LOC106315741 isoform X1; the protein is MSRCYPFPPPGFVVLDESLIEPIEKGTKEEVKREKKDRKHNKDKKREERDNDAGRSREHRHHKRQRKDESANACKKVESLEKSCLTIELDHQASSQTSCDSTLRSNENEGPNHVKSQPLNSTHNDSGEFVCLLVAGSVLLHVLAATMMTLFLRIVAMGFEETSTRVFLLPGKEQKYPEVMMTNKGQKQCSASSHQESIGPSKLCSKCPPSTVMRFLKLIENWAPETKLADSEDQEWWLLMKVGAKRRHQVSVQRSSKGSSSMVWPTAQFLPEAELHALPFTVPF
- the LOC106315741 gene encoding uncharacterized protein LOC106315741 isoform X2 — protein: MSRCYPFPPPGFVVLDESLIEPIEKGTKEEVKREKKDRKHNKDKKREERDNDAGRSREHRHHKRQRKDESANACKKVESLEKSCLTIELDHQASSQTSCDSTLRSNENEGPNHVKSQPLNSTHNDSETSTRVFLLPGKEQKYPEVMMTNKGQKQCSASSHQESIGPSKLCSKCPPSTVMRFLKLIENWAPETKLADSEDQEWWLLMKVGAKRRHQVSVQRSSKGSSSMVWPTAQFLPEAELHALPFTVPF
- the LOC106314242 gene encoding uncharacterized protein LOC106314242 encodes the protein MREKTVIGDLRAIKKRLQIWWFLTTIFVDDEFDFDGNVGVDPVLSATFPCFSISVGVRCDGLTSTQTRYYKRSLQTRVWICFLISFIAKILLFPLRCYDTLNKMTDNIRRAMQDIDLGSEVAPFVLPHAVVQQAAEENRFILVGRPTMPRRQNIRAIIAAMPRSWGLEGLVRGRTMEGRRFQFVFPSEEAMETVIRRGPWAYADRMITLQQWSPLMDMNLLNKIPFWIQVRGIPFQFMNREVIIHIARALGEYIQIDYNEEVGGRMEFVRIRLNWNINSPLHFQRIFQFTPGVNTLLKLHYERLRGFCETCGMMTHDSGRCLIQNGGPEEDPDEDNDDDNNQGQDDQPHHDMGIYIEEINDEGANMGARDDIPEEPVMQEAEMPEQQVEETVEKEDDFWSGESMGTMYSGDLNMEEMYASKPFVPRHDVSQVLKSKIWMSETTDNKMKFSEETREEQSSQDGDKRKKKIVSEEMKGAGTSEGPSNMWRGAVGPEPPLPP